Proteins found in one Emys orbicularis isolate rEmyOrb1 chromosome 23, rEmyOrb1.hap1, whole genome shotgun sequence genomic segment:
- the E2F2 gene encoding transcription factor E2F2 yields MLRVKGVSSAPERGCCAIACLPQQQKKVMPVMSSADLVTSSLSSPQMHSIPASYFTQLYPPSVAAAPASRGSCLYATPHGPEIKTIRSASAGRLPAKRKLDLEGTGQPGIPEFRTPKGKGRTVTRIPSPKTPKSPGEKTRYDTSLGLLTKKFIHLLSESEDGVLDLNRAAEVLEVQKRRIYDITNVLEGIQLIRKKSKNNIQWMGTGIFEDTSVTVKQQSLRQELAELAKTERTLDERIQDCTLQLKHLTEDETNQRLAYVTYQDIRAISNFQEQTVIAVKAPPETKLEVPDFNEESVQLHLKSTNGPIAVYLCPEEILEFSPGKESSFPTPSLQDSSDGTDPSPGKAEPLMEVEDGLLDMPHHLLQQTEDQLPYGDPAPFVSFSPPLDQDDYLWGLEGGEGVSDLFEAYDLGDLLKN; encoded by the exons ATGCTGAGAGTCAAGGGAGTGTCTTCAGCCCCAGAAAGGGGGTGCTGCGCCATTGcctgcctcccccagcagcagaagaaaGTCATGCCTGTGATGAGCTCTGCAGACTTGGTGACTTCCAGCCTCAGCAGCCCCCAGATGCACTCCATCCCGGCCAGCTATTTCACGCAGCTGTACCCTCCGAGTGTGGCCGCTGCCCCCGCATCCAGGGGCAGCTGTCTCTACGCTACCCCTCATGGACCTGAAATCAAAACCATCCGATCCGCCTCTGCAGGAAGGCTGCCG GCCAAAAGGAAGCTGGATCTGGAAGGGACCGGCCAGCCGGGCATCCCAGAATTCCGGACACCCAAGGGGAAGGGCAGGACGGTCACTCGAATCCCCAGCCCCAAAA CCCCCAAGTCGCCCGGGGAGAAGACGCGGTACGACACCTCCCTGGGACTGCTGACCAAGAAGTTCATCCACCTGCTGAGCGAGTCGGAGGACGGGGTGCTGGACCTGAACCGGGCGGCCGAGGTGCTGGAGGTGCAGAAGCGCCGGATCTACGACATCACCAACGTGCTGGAGGGGATTCAGCTCATCCGGAAGAAATCTAAGAACAACATCCAGTGGAT GGGCACAGGAATTTTCGAGGATACCTCTGTGACGGTGAAGCAGCAGTCCCTGCGCCAAGAGCTGGCAGAGCTGGCCAAGACCGAGAGAACGTTGGATGAGCGCATCCAGGACTGCACCCTCCAGCTGAAGCACCTGACAGAGGACGAGACTAACCAGAG ATTAGCATATGTCACCTACCAGGACATCCGCGCCATCAGCAACTTCCAGGAGCAGACGGTGATAGCGGTCAAGGCCCCCCCGGAAACCAAGCTGGAGGTGCCGGACTTCAATGAG GAGAGCGTTCAGCTCCACCTGAAGAGCACCAATGGCCCCATCGCGGTGTACCTGTGCCCCGAGGAGATCCTGGAGTTCAGCCCTGGCAAGGAGAgcagcttccccaccccctccctccaggacaGCAGCGATGGCACCGACCCCTCCCCCGGGAAAG CCGAGCCCCTGATGGAGGTGGAGGACGGGCTCCTGGACATGCCCCATCACCTGCTGCAGCAGACAGAGGACCAGCTGCCCTACGGCGACCCCGCCCCCTTCGTCAGCTTCTCCCCGCCCCTCGATCAGGACGACTAcctgtgggggctggaggggggcgaGGGAGTGAGCGACCTCTTTGAGGCCTATGACCTTGGTGACCTGCTGAAGAACTGA